In Dromiciops gliroides isolate mDroGli1 chromosome X, mDroGli1.pri, whole genome shotgun sequence, the genomic window ATTATGGCATTAGGACGCTACACCAGTGACaaatgtttcttctttaaaaaaaaaaactaaacctaAGGTCTTAACTAAAGAAAATATGCAGAGTACTGAATCAGTTCTTCAAAGCTAGCAGGTCTGTGTGCTCTCCCCATGAAGGGAGGGGCACACTCAAAGAAATACTATAACTAGAGGACTAGATAGGTTCCTGGTGAGGTAAAAGCCTaacagagaatgaaagaaagttgtctttactttttcttgttttctttttttttccagggcaatgagggttaagtgacttgcccagggtcacacagctagtaagtgtgaagggtctgaggtcagatttgaaatcaggtcctcctgaatccagggccggtgctttatctactgctccacctagctgcccccagttgtctTTACTTTTTATTGGCTTGGgtgttattcttttatatttttggtgGAGTTAAAGTCTCTCTTATTTGATATCAGAATACTGAACAACTCTGGGAGCCAGAggtcttttccctcctttttcccctcaATCCTGGGTGGGACCATGAGCTGAGATCAAACCTGTTATATGTAAACTCAGAGAGGAAGTATTGAGTTGTGTTTAGAGCCCTGATGACAGATTCCTGCATTCCTGGGTCCAAGTCTTTTCTCTGATAAGTACTGGCTATGTGCAAGTTGCTTACCCTCAGTGCTCTAGATCAGtgtcaaatttaaatagaaagagGAGCTGCTAAGTCATATGTAGGGATCCCCATGAGGtcgcatattgacttagaaaaccacgtaCATTCTtactgttttattatatttttatttattttgttaactatttcctaattacattttcatATGGTTTGAATCATACTCCAGAGTGTTGTGGATGACATGTTTGACGCCTTTGCtctaaacaactctctaagacaaatCTCTAATCAAAGAGAATGTGCCAGCCTATAATGACACAGGAAATTTCATCTTCTGGGATTTTCTTAtaaccaaggaaatcacaggccTAGTCCCTTATAAACACAGGTTTATAAGCAGTTTACTAGATGGATATGAATAGATTGGTAATTAACATTTAATATTAGATTTGTTAAAAGATAGTGACtgcttttcttaaattatttcaacAGACCTGAGATTTATTAACTGGAGCTTTTCAAGGCTTTATAAATCACAGCACTTATCAAATAAGTGGTAAATATGTATTGCTGTCCCCTAGAATCATAAACTAGAATTTTTGTTAACCTCAGGAAATGCCAGCAGGATTTTCTTTCTTACAGGATCTTCAAGGTAATCCTCCTCCTATCCTTGGGGCTTTGGTCTATTTTGGGGTTTTGCAAGTTAAGCAAGATATAGAATGGGTGCTGTGGAGAACACAAATTATTAAAGGGATTGGAAATGAGTCTTACAAGGTAAGGAGTATAGTTACATATTCCATATAAGAGAAAGCTAAGGAGAAGCTGTGGTCTTAGTAACAGTAGCTCAGTATTTAGTGAAACTGAGGTATTCATTGAGGACAGAtcaataggaaatgaatttaaattgCAGTGGACAAGGACTTAAGTTACACATAGACTTGTATATTTACTGATTAACTTACAAAGAAACTATAGGCTATCTTTGGGTTACATTAAGTACAGGAAGAGGGTGGCCCAGAACCACCACTTTTAGTATTATTCTATCTAAGCATTGTTCTAATGAAATTAACCTTTTTTTAACTGAAAACTTTCAATTCTGCCAAAACACATTAAAATACAATAAGAACACAGCACAAAGTAGTCTACTCTTGTTTCTCTTAAACATTTCTAAATTtcttaaaagcatttaaaaactAATCAAATGTATAgtctttgcaaacttaaaaatcTTATCAGCATCTAAACATTCTTAAAATATCAAATTAGAGGCTTTGGCTAATAGGTGCTCATGGTATAAAATTAATGTTGGAAACTGATAACTGTGAGACATTCTTTATACCTCAGAGAAAGGCTTCAGGTCTTGCTTTTGAATATCAATGGTTCAGAACTAATACTCATAAAATATTCACTAGTTGACTTATGAAAACTGTAATCCAtctaacagagaaagaactgatggcatctgaaaacaaattgaagcataattttttgacagttccttaacctgaagttttgtttttatctgttttctctcccaacctagctaatgtggagatgttttccatgactactcatgtataacttaaatttAATTGCCTGAGTTCTTGGGGCTGGaggctgggaagggagggaggaagagaagttgaaacacaaagttttaaaaagttgatgtcaactttgtttttacatgtaatttggaaaataaaattctaaacagaaaaaaataaaaaataaaatatattgtttcacttgggaaaaaaaatattcactagTCTTGGATATTGAgtctttttttcaaaatcagtCTTACTTGGCCTCACATGTTCTGAGGATTTagcctttttcttttaagttcagTCTCACTTGTCTTTTCTCTATTCTGCAGtaccttttttgtcttctttaagTCGTTTTTGAGTACCTTCACTGCTCCCTTCCTCCACTATTTGGTGTTCTCGTTGCTAGATCTGAAAAACCTGCATCTCTTTCTACTGTATCCTCGAATTCTGTATGTGTTTGAGATAGTGACTCATCATAGCTGGGCCCTGGTCTTACATTGCTAAGTGCTTTCCACTTTTTCTTGAAATTTTCATCTGCCATGAGGAATTTTACCCCTTTGATGACAGCCATGTAGAAGAATCTTAGCTGTTTTGGGGTCTGGATAAGTCCCATCCGGTACTTTCTCAGGTTCACCAATACTTGTCTGATGTTCAGGCAAAAGGggtcctctctcttctccatcagGACCAGGCAGGTATTGACTAAAGCAAAGATGCCTGACCGCCCGATGCCAGCACTGCAGTGGATGACCGCGGGCCCCTGCTCATCATTGAGGCAGCCCGACTCCCTCACCATGAAAAGGAAGGACAGGAAGGAAGCAAGTGCTTTAGGCACCCCGAAGTCGGCCCTGCCTGTGTAGTGGAAGTGGAAGACGGACCTGACCTCCCTCATCATTGTGCTCTTCAGCCTCAGGAAGTGGACCGTGAAGGAGATCCTCACCTCCTCCTTCAGCATGCACACGCTGATGCCCATCTCCTTGAAGAGGAGGGTCTGGCCCTGGCAGAGGGGCCAGTACTGGGAGCACTTGGTGTTGTTGTTCTCCACCAAGTGGTTGAGCATGATCACGGCCCTGCTGTTCTGCTGCCACACCATGAGCCAGAAGTGGCTGCACTTGTTGGGCAGCGGCCCCCGCGTCAGGATATATTTCCGCTGGGCCTCCTCCACCATCACGAAGCTGGCGTTGATGTAATTGTTCTGCTCGTCCtcgccttctcctcctccttggcCCCCTCCCAAGAACGCGGAGGAGAAAGAGCAAGAATCCTCGGCCAAAGCCAAGCCAAGGCCTGGGTAGAAGTCTCCGCCGGGGGCGGGGGTGGCGATCTTCAGGCGCATCCTGCTGTGGTCGTAGGGGCTCACGTTCGCGTAGCGGTTGCGGGATCTGTTCTCCAGGGACCGACCCACCTGGGAGGTGTAGTCGTAGCAGCGGTCGGACACCTCGAGGAAGGCTTGGTGCCATCCCCTGGTGGCTTCCCACACCTGGAACTCGCTCTCCATGGTCATCCGCTCGCTCAAATAGCCCCACTTCAGCatgccctcttcctcttcctcctcgtcCGTGCACCTGGATTCCACGGAGACCAACGAGGTGGAGGAGAGTGTGACGGACGTGCCGGAGGTGCTGGAGGCCAATTCGAAATCGGAGACCTCCCAATCTTCGGGGGACACGGGCGTCGCCATACCTGTAGTgtccaaggggtgggggagggcggcggcggcggggaggGGGAATGGTGCCTGGTGGTTGTGGCTCTGATTCAGGCCGGGAAACCAAGGGGAGAGCCCAGGCCTCGACCTCGACCTGGGCCCAGGTGAGGGAGATGGGATGGGGGCGGGGCGATGGATGGGATGGCCGCTCAGGTGACAGGGGCGGCGGGGaccaaggaggaggagaagggttaGGGTGGCTTGGAGAGCAGCCACCTGGCACAGGGACCCGACTAGACCTAACCAACCAGAGGGGACCCGAGAGCGCGGGACCGAAAGGAAGGGCAGTGGCCGCAGAGGACGGATAACACTCACTCAGTCACCAGTCACCGACTCAGTACTTTCCAATGACAACTACCACCAAGGCAGCTGCTGCTGGGGAAGATGGAGGCAACAAGGGTCAGTCCCTATGGCTGGGATGACTGCAGCcggtagggggagggggaagtagcTGGAGGGAAGAAAAGTCTCTGGAGAGGCTGAAGCTtctgaagaggaggagaaaagtcTCTTGGAGAGGTCGAAAAGTCTCTGGGGAGGCGAAAAGCCTCTTGAAGAGGTCGAAAAGTCTCTGGGGAGGCGAAAAGCCTCTTGAAGAGGTCGAAAAGTCTCTGGGGAGGCGAAAAGTCTTTTGAAGAGGTGGAAAAGTCTCTGGGGAGTCGAAAAGTCTCTGGGGGAGGCGAGAAGTCTCTTGAAGAGGTGGAAAAGTCTCTGGGGAGTCGAAAAGTCTCTGGGGGAGGCGAAAAGTCTCTGGGGAGGCAAAAAGTCTCTTGAAGAGGTGGAAAAGTCTCAGGGGAGGCGAAAAGTCTCTGGGGAGGCGAAAAATCTCTGGGGGAGGCGAAAAGTCTCTTGAAGAGGTGGAAAAGTCTCTGGGGAGGCGAAAAGTCTCTGGGGGAGGCGAAAAGTCTCTGGGGAGGCAAAAAGCCTCTGcggagaaaaatacaaattttctgagaaaagactgagaagaaaactctcaagggagaaaaaaacaccTTCTGAGGAAGAAAAATTACTACGTGGAAGAGAAAATGCTTTTCCtttgaggagaaaagggggactAAGACTccgaagaggaaaaaaatcctctgaggagaaaaaggagggaaaaactccgaagaggaaaaaaattctctgaggagaaaaagggggaaaagactccgaagaggggggaaaaaatcctCTGAGGAGAAAAGGCGGGAAAGACTccgaagaggaaaaaaaaatcccctgagGAGAAAAGGCGGGAAAGACTccgaagaggaaaaaaaaaatcctctgaggAGAAAAGTGGGGGCTAAAAGCTCTGAAGAGGGCGCCTGAAACGAGACAACCTCTTCCAAGGGAGCTCACGCTGGAGTAAACCAACCTCGTTCTGGGCTCTGGCTAAGTTCCAGCTCCTGAGCATGCGCAGTCTAAGTGCTCCAAGAatgggaagtgggggtggggaagggcaggACCGCAGCAGCGCTGTCTGAGAAGAGTGTGTGAAATtacttttatttggttttggttttggtttttgcagggcaatgagggttaagggttcccggagtcacgcagctagtaagtatcaagtgtctgaggtcaaatttaaattcgggtcctcctgaatccgggaccagtgcgctattcactgcgccacctaatgGCCCCGTGTGACATTACTTTTAAAGGAGGATGAAGTTCCTTTATATTCTCAGGCTGGTGGTATGACTGCCAAAAGAGGAGACCACAGATCATCTATAGCCTCAGTTATTttatttactatctttgtgaccctacaCAGTCACTTAGTTCTCTCAAGTGCAAATTGAGGGTGATTATAGTACTCACCTCCCAGGGTCGTTgacaggatcaaatgagctaatatttgttttaaaaaaaccaGGGGTAGCCTAGTt contains:
- the LOC122733877 gene encoding tyrosine-protein phosphatase non-receptor type 2-like, which produces MATPVSPEDWEVSDFELASSTSGTSVTLSSTSLVSVESRCTDEEEEEEGMLKWGYLSERMTMESEFQVWEATRGWHQAFLEVSDRCYDYTSQVGRSLENRSRNRYANVSPYDHSRMQGEDEQNNYINASFVMVEEAQRKYILTRGPLPNKCSHFWLMVWQQNSRAVIMLNHLVENNNTKCSQYWPLCQGQTLLFKEMGISVCMLKEEVRISFTVHFLRLKSTMMREVRSVFHFHYTGRADFGVPKALASFLSFLFMVRESGCLNDEQGPAVIHCSAGIGRSGIFALVNTCLVLMEKREDPFCLNIRQVLVNLRKYRMGLIQTPKQLRFFYMAVIKGVKFLMADENFKKKWKALSNVRPGPSYDESLSQTHTEFEDTVERDAGFSDLATRTPNSGGREQ